One Rhodococcus sp. P1Y DNA window includes the following coding sequences:
- a CDS encoding HpcH/HpaI aldolase/citrate lyase family protein has protein sequence MQHFRHLEPAVVERLFLRAPQPIDTSGDIAVIATGLGATLYMPATRDDLSETLVKRSSEGVCSLVIDLEDAVADHYLEQAVANAVDTLGSLDVADVFGSLVFVRTRTAEQVRRICAALSPSTNLLAGFVIPKFTAERGGEFLDEIAAGSEALGRRLLAMPVLESPEVVFRETRDSELVAIRDLLHRHRERVLAVRIGATDMCGMFGIRRDRDLTIYDVRVVADVISAIVNHLGRSNDDGFVITGPVWEYFADHERMFRPMLRQTPFAEQEAVRFRHQLVSHDLDALLREVALDRANGIQGKTVIHPSHVTAVHALSAVTHEEYHDAVDILESDAGGVRASGYGNKMNELGPHRNWARQTVLRAHAFGVTNEGITFVDLLTELAGR, from the coding sequence GTGCAGCACTTCAGACATCTCGAACCGGCGGTGGTGGAGCGACTGTTCCTGCGCGCCCCGCAGCCCATCGACACCTCCGGCGACATCGCGGTGATCGCGACGGGCCTCGGAGCGACGCTGTACATGCCCGCGACGCGCGACGACCTCTCCGAGACGCTCGTCAAGCGGAGTTCGGAGGGTGTCTGCTCGCTGGTCATCGACCTCGAGGATGCTGTCGCCGATCACTACCTCGAGCAGGCGGTTGCCAATGCCGTGGACACTCTCGGCTCGCTCGATGTCGCCGATGTGTTCGGTTCGCTCGTATTCGTTCGCACCCGCACCGCTGAGCAGGTACGACGAATCTGCGCTGCGTTGAGTCCCTCGACCAATCTGTTGGCTGGGTTCGTCATCCCCAAGTTCACTGCCGAACGTGGCGGCGAGTTTCTCGACGAAATTGCCGCGGGATCCGAGGCTCTCGGTCGACGACTGCTGGCCATGCCGGTGCTGGAATCGCCCGAGGTCGTGTTCCGCGAGACGCGGGACTCCGAACTCGTCGCGATTCGCGATCTGCTTCATCGGCACAGAGAACGAGTTCTTGCCGTACGCATCGGTGCGACCGACATGTGCGGGATGTTCGGAATCAGGCGCGACCGCGATCTGACGATCTACGACGTCCGGGTCGTGGCCGACGTGATCAGCGCCATCGTCAACCACCTCGGACGCAGCAACGACGACGGCTTCGTCATCACCGGACCCGTCTGGGAGTACTTCGCCGACCACGAACGCATGTTCAGGCCCATGCTCAGGCAGACACCGTTCGCCGAACAGGAGGCTGTTCGTTTCCGCCACCAATTGGTCAGCCACGACCTGGATGCGTTGCTTCGCGAGGTTGCGCTCGATCGCGCCAACGGAATTCAAGGCAAGACCGTCATACACCCGTCCCACGTCACCGCGGTGCACGCGTTGTCCGCCGTCACCCACGAGGAGTATCACGATGCCGTGGACATTCTCGAGTCCGACGCCGGTGGGGTTCGCGCATCCGGCTACGGGAACAAGATGAACGAGCTCGGCCCACACCGGAACTGGGCACGCCAAACGGTGTTGCGCGCCCACGCTTTCGGAGTCACGAACGAAGGGATCACGTTCGTGGACCTCTTGACGGAACTGGCAGGTAGATGA
- a CDS encoding phosphoribosyltransferase, which yields MKNPTADIRITPNGRSSDRSVDQLVRPGLRRNPRRAHLLVSEVLGKHIPIDPAVVTEAADTLADLVRAAVGDSDVDVLGFAETATGLGHGVAAHLDAHCYLHSTRRDVPGTEVFAEFQEGHSHATDHRLLPTSPSVLSTQLPLVLVDDEISTGRTALEAVRSIHAVSPRTHYVVASLVDMRAPEHHAESSSVAAELGVVIDSVSLAQGNVALGADLIESVLALPEPEYNPVGPRPGRVTRVDAHWPATVPDGGRHGFLASDATSFDAAASAVADVVAESLDTSRPVIVLGHEELMHLPLRLASALQDRGHPALYQTTTRSPAYVLDDPGYPLRRGFRFLAPEAGEAEARYVYNASGPEGAQIVLVVDEPADTAALFDPAGAAHTIAASGSDVMVVVVRGADPVALTMSRRALPLTGPAFGSYAPHEVTWLLKDLSAVALEADITEREKLIQEGSAHYAESLPVEYQPDAAYRELFDNVLHDSASRLALAVGTVTELVLAERGHDIVLASLARAGTPVGILMRRWAFEMHGLELPHYAVSIVRDRGIDAVALRYLADHHDSRSVVFVDGWTGKGAIARELSAALTAFDGAEFNDDLAVLADPGHCARTYGTRDDFLIASACLNSTVSGLVSRTVLNSELIRDGDFHGAKYYAELAEADVSNYLLDTVSAQFAGVRDQAVTAAKTVERSDRTPSWSGWASVEKVREEFGISHVNFVKPGVGETTRVLLRRVPWRVLVRDANAPEHRHIRMLAEARGVPVTEVPDLAYSCMGLIKDVT from the coding sequence ATGAAAAACCCCACCGCCGACATTCGCATCACCCCGAACGGACGCTCGTCGGATAGGTCGGTGGATCAATTGGTCCGACCCGGCTTGCGTCGGAATCCGCGGCGTGCGCACCTCCTGGTGTCCGAGGTTCTGGGCAAACACATTCCGATCGACCCCGCCGTGGTCACCGAAGCCGCAGACACTCTCGCCGACCTGGTGCGCGCGGCGGTAGGTGACTCCGACGTGGATGTCCTCGGTTTCGCCGAGACCGCAACAGGATTGGGCCACGGCGTCGCCGCACATCTCGACGCTCACTGCTATCTGCACTCCACACGTCGAGACGTACCGGGTACCGAGGTGTTCGCGGAGTTCCAAGAGGGACACTCGCACGCGACCGATCATCGACTGCTTCCCACCTCGCCAAGCGTGCTGTCGACCCAGTTGCCACTCGTTCTGGTGGACGACGAGATCTCCACCGGAAGAACAGCGTTGGAGGCGGTGCGTTCCATCCACGCGGTCAGTCCGCGCACACACTACGTGGTGGCCTCTCTCGTCGACATGCGCGCACCCGAACATCACGCCGAATCCAGTTCCGTCGCAGCAGAACTCGGTGTCGTCATCGACAGCGTCAGTCTCGCTCAGGGTAACGTGGCACTCGGCGCGGATCTGATCGAATCCGTCCTCGCCCTTCCCGAACCCGAATACAACCCCGTCGGCCCACGCCCAGGACGTGTGACGCGCGTCGACGCGCACTGGCCTGCCACCGTTCCCGACGGTGGGCGTCACGGCTTTCTCGCCTCCGACGCCACATCGTTCGACGCAGCGGCCTCCGCCGTCGCCGACGTCGTCGCAGAGTCGCTCGACACCAGTCGGCCGGTGATCGTCCTCGGTCATGAGGAGCTGATGCACCTACCGCTCCGCCTCGCATCCGCACTGCAGGATCGCGGCCATCCGGCGCTCTACCAAACAACCACTCGCTCACCGGCGTACGTCCTCGACGACCCCGGCTACCCGCTTCGGCGTGGCTTTCGGTTCCTCGCGCCCGAGGCGGGGGAGGCGGAAGCACGCTACGTCTACAACGCGTCGGGACCCGAGGGCGCACAGATCGTGCTCGTCGTCGACGAACCCGCCGACACCGCGGCGCTGTTCGATCCTGCGGGCGCAGCGCACACCATCGCAGCGTCGGGGTCCGACGTGATGGTGGTCGTCGTGCGCGGCGCGGATCCGGTAGCGCTGACGATGTCCAGGCGTGCACTACCGCTGACCGGCCCCGCATTCGGCTCGTACGCTCCGCACGAGGTCACGTGGCTGCTCAAGGATCTGTCCGCAGTGGCGCTCGAAGCCGATATCACCGAGCGCGAGAAGCTCATCCAGGAAGGTAGCGCGCACTACGCCGAGTCCCTGCCCGTCGAGTATCAGCCCGACGCCGCCTACCGCGAACTGTTCGACAACGTCCTGCACGACAGCGCCTCTCGGCTCGCACTCGCCGTGGGAACCGTCACCGAGCTCGTGCTCGCCGAACGTGGCCACGACATCGTGCTTGCATCCTTGGCGCGGGCAGGAACGCCGGTGGGAATACTGATGCGACGCTGGGCATTCGAGATGCACGGGCTCGAGCTTCCGCACTACGCAGTCTCGATCGTACGAGACCGTGGTATCGACGCGGTTGCCCTGCGATACCTCGCCGATCACCACGATTCACGCTCGGTGGTGTTCGTCGACGGGTGGACCGGCAAGGGTGCAATCGCGCGCGAGTTGTCTGCGGCACTGACCGCGTTCGACGGGGCCGAGTTCAACGACGATCTCGCGGTTCTCGCCGATCCCGGCCATTGCGCGCGGACCTACGGAACCCGCGACGACTTTCTGATCGCGTCTGCGTGTCTCAATTCGACTGTGTCAGGACTGGTTTCGCGGACGGTCCTGAACAGCGAGCTCATCCGGGACGGCGACTTCCACGGTGCCAAGTACTACGCCGAACTCGCCGAGGCCGACGTCTCGAACTATCTGCTCGATACCGTCTCGGCCCAGTTCGCCGGTGTGCGCGACCAGGCGGTGACCGCCGCGAAGACCGTCGAGCGGTCCGACCGAACCCCGAGTTGGAGCGGGTGGGCATCGGTGGAGAAGGTTCGCGAGGAGTTCGGGATCTCGCACGTCAACTTCGTCAAGCCCGGTGTCGGCGAGACGACGCGGGTGCTCCTGCGCCGAGTGCCGTGGCGAGTGCTGGTTCGTGACGCGAACGCTCCCGAACATCGACACATCCGCATGCTCGCCGAGGCAAGAGGGGTACCGGTGACCGAGGTACCTGACCTGGCGTACTCCTGCATGGGACTGATCAAGGACGTCACGTGA
- a CDS encoding TerD family protein — protein MGVSLSKGGNVSLTKAAPNLTAVTVGLGWDIRSTTGTDFDLDASAIALGADKKALSDGHFVFFNNLKSPDGSIEHTGDNTTGEGDGDDEQIKVDLAAVPPNVDTITFPVSIYDADARSQSFGQVRNAFIRVINQADQTELARYDLSEDASTETAMVFGELYRNGAEWKFRAVGQGYASGLAGIARDFGVNV, from the coding sequence ATGGGCGTCAGCCTCAGCAAGGGCGGCAATGTTTCTCTCACGAAGGCAGCTCCGAACCTGACCGCAGTGACGGTCGGTCTCGGGTGGGATATTCGCTCGACCACCGGCACCGACTTCGACCTCGATGCGAGCGCGATCGCGTTGGGCGCGGACAAGAAGGCGTTGAGCGACGGACATTTCGTGTTCTTCAACAACCTCAAGTCCCCCGACGGTTCCATCGAGCACACCGGTGACAACACCACGGGTGAAGGAGACGGCGACGACGAGCAGATCAAGGTCGACCTCGCGGCAGTTCCGCCGAACGTCGACACGATCACCTTCCCCGTCTCCATCTACGACGCCGATGCGCGTTCGCAGTCGTTCGGTCAGGTTCGTAACGCCTTCATCCGGGTGATCAACCAGGCCGACCAGACCGAACTTGCCCGCTACGACCTCAGTGAGGACGCATCGACCGAGACCGCGATGGTGTTCGGCGAGCTGTACCGCAACGGCGCCGAGTGGAAGTTCCGTGCAGTGGGCCAGGGCTACGCGTCCGGTCTTGCCGGAATCGCCCGTGATTTCGGAGTAAACGTCTAG
- a CDS encoding DUF475 domain-containing protein, with protein MVLRIFGWSIGVTIVSVIVAYLYGGWQALFLVLILGILEVSLSFDNAVINATVLRRMSEFWQKIFLTIGIIIAVFGMRLLFPLVIVWAASGLGPVAAIDLALNPPADGAATFPDGSKSYETLLTDAHPQIAAFGGMFLLMLFLGFIFEDREITWLSWLEKPLAKIGRLDQLSVVVASIILVLTAEFLAEDDKISTVMVAGVLGMVTYIAVNGLGELFHIEEEGEEGADAVEGATASSGGPTQLAKATGKAGFFLFLYLEVLDASFSFDGVIGAFAITADPIIIALGLGFIGAMFVRSITVFLVRKGTLSDYVYLEHGAHWAIGALAIILMVSIGVHINEIITGLVGVFFIGAAFISSVMRNRKLEAKGTDTHVHV; from the coding sequence GTGGTTCTACGCATCTTCGGTTGGTCCATCGGCGTCACGATCGTCTCCGTGATCGTGGCCTACCTCTACGGGGGATGGCAAGCGCTGTTCCTCGTGCTCATCCTCGGCATCCTCGAAGTGTCCCTGTCCTTCGACAATGCCGTCATCAACGCAACCGTGCTGCGGCGGATGAGCGAGTTCTGGCAGAAGATCTTCCTGACGATCGGCATCATCATCGCCGTCTTCGGTATGCGCCTGCTTTTCCCACTCGTCATCGTCTGGGCAGCATCCGGTCTAGGCCCCGTCGCCGCGATCGACCTTGCGCTCAACCCACCCGCGGACGGTGCCGCAACGTTCCCGGACGGTTCGAAGAGCTACGAAACGCTTCTGACCGACGCGCACCCGCAGATCGCGGCATTCGGCGGCATGTTCCTGCTGATGCTGTTCCTCGGCTTCATCTTCGAGGACCGCGAGATCACCTGGCTCAGTTGGCTCGAGAAGCCACTCGCGAAGATCGGCCGGCTCGACCAGCTGTCCGTCGTCGTCGCCAGCATCATTCTGGTTCTCACCGCCGAGTTCCTGGCGGAGGACGACAAGATCTCGACCGTCATGGTGGCGGGAGTGCTCGGCATGGTCACCTACATCGCCGTCAACGGGTTGGGCGAGTTGTTCCACATCGAAGAAGAAGGTGAAGAAGGCGCCGACGCAGTAGAAGGTGCCACCGCATCCTCGGGTGGCCCGACGCAACTGGCCAAGGCCACCGGCAAGGCCGGGTTCTTCCTGTTCCTCTACCTGGAGGTTCTCGACGCCTCCTTCTCCTTCGACGGTGTAATAGGCGCGTTCGCCATCACTGCCGACCCGATCATCATCGCCCTCGGCCTCGGCTTCATCGGCGCGATGTTCGTCCGTTCGATCACGGTGTTCCTGGTTCGCAAGGGAACGCTGTCCGACTACGTGTACCTCGAGCACGGCGCGCACTGGGCCATCGGCGCACTGGCCATCATTCTGATGGTCTCCATCGGAGTGCACATCAACGAGATCATCACCGGCCTCGTCGGCGTGTTCTTCATCGGCGCCGCGTTCATCAGCTCGGTGATGCGGAACCGAAAGCTCGAGGCCAAGGGCACCGACACCCACGTTCACGTCTGA
- a CDS encoding helix-turn-helix transcriptional regulator: MIITQTRAPSSRSSITSQLLVTGRRTSDPEREERVYRKPPLSAREVEVMIAWFASDSKMDAAASVHISVGTINTHLTRIRHKYAAVGRHAPTKAALFARALQDGHTKLDDW, encoded by the coding sequence GTGATCATCACCCAGACACGTGCACCGTCGTCACGTTCCTCGATCACGTCCCAGCTTCTCGTGACGGGACGGAGAACATCGGATCCCGAACGGGAGGAACGTGTGTACCGCAAGCCGCCGCTGAGCGCCCGTGAGGTGGAAGTGATGATCGCGTGGTTCGCGTCGGATTCGAAGATGGACGCTGCTGCATCGGTCCATATTTCGGTCGGAACGATCAACACCCACCTCACACGGATTCGGCACAAGTACGCCGCAGTCGGACGGCATGCACCGACGAAGGCCGCCCTGTTCGCGCGTGCGCTACAGGACGGCCATACGAAACTCGACGACTGGTGA
- a CDS encoding HAD family hydrolase, with the protein MIYSESALGFPIDDSVTCVEMYDGGPLSYMTTRAAGLLVDLTADAVVVPTTTRTIEQFERIALPGAPWRYAITSNGGNILVDGEPDKSWRSSFDGVELELVRTELHARSTGDWVLKQRTADDLFCYLVVEPTQVPEGFLDEWSLWCAARGWNVSQQGRKIYTMPDVVSKSRAVAEVVRRCVDDGVLDAHHLTVAAGDGALDADMLIAADRAIRPAHGELHALNFSRPNLDVTEFSGGRAGEEILEWLGEKTRNGVEP; encoded by the coding sequence ATGATCTATTCGGAGTCTGCGCTCGGCTTTCCGATCGACGATTCGGTCACGTGTGTGGAGATGTACGACGGTGGGCCGCTGTCCTACATGACGACGCGGGCCGCCGGTCTGTTGGTCGATCTGACCGCAGACGCCGTAGTGGTCCCGACCACGACCCGCACCATCGAGCAGTTCGAGCGGATCGCACTTCCCGGCGCGCCGTGGCGGTATGCGATCACCAGCAACGGGGGGAACATTCTCGTCGACGGCGAACCTGACAAGTCGTGGCGCAGCAGCTTCGACGGCGTCGAGCTCGAGCTCGTACGCACCGAACTTCATGCACGGTCGACCGGGGACTGGGTTCTGAAGCAGCGCACCGCCGACGATCTGTTCTGCTACCTCGTCGTCGAACCCACCCAGGTTCCGGAGGGCTTTCTCGACGAGTGGTCCCTGTGGTGCGCGGCCCGGGGATGGAACGTGTCCCAGCAGGGTCGCAAGATCTACACGATGCCCGACGTGGTGAGCAAGAGTCGCGCCGTGGCCGAGGTCGTGAGGCGATGTGTCGACGACGGCGTGCTTGATGCGCATCACCTCACCGTCGCCGCTGGCGACGGGGCACTCGACGCCGACATGCTGATCGCTGCCGACCGCGCGATCAGGCCTGCGCACGGTGAATTGCATGCGCTGAACTTCTCACGTCCGAACCTCGATGTCACCGAGTTCTCGGGCGGCAGGGCCGGAGAGGAGATCCTCGAGTGGCTGGGTGAGAAAACCAGGAACGGGGTGGAACCGTAG